The Vicinamibacteria bacterium genome window below encodes:
- a CDS encoding DUF417 family protein, producing the protein GESILRYGLVLLILWFGAFKFTRAEAEAIQPLLANSPLLSWVYELASIEGASRMIGSAEIAIALLIALRPVWPNLSLLGSLGAIGMFLSTLSFLVTTPGMWAWVEGILVPSAAGAFIVKDVILLGAASWTAGEALTAYERRKTDRWAGSSVDFSQSRELAR; encoded by the coding sequence GGGGGAGTCCATCCTCCGCTACGGGTTGGTGCTGTTGATCTTGTGGTTTGGCGCATTCAAGTTCACGCGAGCCGAGGCCGAGGCGATTCAGCCCCTTCTCGCCAACAGCCCACTTTTGTCCTGGGTCTACGAGCTGGCGTCCATCGAGGGCGCAAGCCGCATGATCGGAAGCGCCGAGATCGCCATCGCGCTCTTGATCGCGCTTCGGCCTGTCTGGCCGAACCTTTCCTTGCTGGGAAGCCTCGGTGCCATCGGAATGTTCCTGTCGACTCTCAGTTTTCTTGTCACGACGCCTGGCATGTGGGCATGGGTGGAGGGCATTCTGGTTCCCTCCGCAGCCGGGGCGTTCATCGTGAAAGATGTCATTTTGCTTGGCGCCGCTTCCTGGACCGCTGGCGAAGCACTAACAGCTTACGAGCGACGCAAAACCGACAGGTGGGCGGGCTCATCAGTTGATTTCAGTCAATCCCGTGAGCTCGCCCGATAA
- a CDS encoding asparaginase: MSLLSSLLLTALLLSQEPPHVHLLATGGTIAGGSGSSLKARDLMELLPELADVATVSVEDYSNIGSSRMTPELQFGLAQRVNELFATRRDLAGIVITHGTDSLEETAFLLDLLVPAGRPVVFAAAQRPARQSDTDGPRNLLNAIRLAAHPGVRDLGVLVTLNDEFHAARDVRKTHSIALNAFASPWVGPLGQVDSGQIYLFHRPARRLELSVARVEPAVALVSLVAGSDGSLIRHALESGAKGIVVEVFGRGNVPPEVAEAVGEAISKKVVVVYATRTGGGRVALGREATEMGVVSAEDLDGLKARLLLVAALGTTRDRATIQSYFRRLSGELTGLTEIN, from the coding sequence ATGTCGCTTCTTTCCAGTCTTTTGCTGACTGCCCTTCTACTCTCTCAGGAGCCTCCTCACGTCCACCTTCTGGCAACGGGAGGCACGATCGCCGGTGGGAGCGGGAGCTCGCTCAAGGCCAGGGACCTCATGGAGCTCTTGCCCGAGCTCGCGGATGTCGCGACGGTGAGCGTCGAAGATTACTCCAACATTGGTAGCTCGCGGATGACTCCCGAGCTTCAGTTCGGACTCGCACAGCGGGTCAACGAGCTGTTCGCGACGAGGCGCGACCTCGCGGGAATCGTCATCACCCACGGCACGGACTCGCTGGAGGAAACGGCGTTCCTGCTCGACCTATTGGTTCCCGCGGGAAGGCCCGTGGTGTTTGCCGCCGCCCAGCGCCCCGCGCGGCAGAGCGACACCGATGGTCCACGCAATCTGCTGAACGCGATCCGATTGGCCGCTCATCCGGGAGTGCGCGACCTCGGCGTGCTGGTGACCCTCAACGACGAGTTTCACGCGGCGCGCGACGTTCGCAAGACCCATTCGATCGCCCTCAACGCGTTCGCCTCCCCGTGGGTGGGGCCGCTCGGCCAGGTGGACTCCGGACAGATCTATCTCTTCCATCGTCCCGCGCGCCGGCTCGAGCTCTCGGTGGCTCGCGTGGAGCCTGCCGTTGCTCTGGTCTCGCTCGTCGCGGGAAGCGACGGAAGTCTGATACGGCATGCCCTGGAGTCCGGCGCCAAAGGAATCGTCGTCGAGGTCTTCGGCCGCGGGAACGTGCCTCCCGAGGTCGCCGAGGCTGTCGGGGAGGCCATCTCCAAGAAGGTGGTCGTCGTTTACGCGACCCGCACCGGGGGAGGCCGAGTCGCGCTCGGACGCGAGGCCACGGAGATGGGGGTCGTGTCGGCCGAAGATCTCGACGGGCTCAAAGCACGCCTGCTTCTTGTTGCCGCTCTAGGGACGACGCGCGACCGAGCGACCATCCAGAGCTATTTCCGGAGATTATCGGGCGAGCTCACGGGATTGACTGAAATCAACTGA
- a CDS encoding helix-turn-helix transcriptional regulator, which yields MTEAIFHILLSLRDGPRDAEAILAQMRALAPNVKPPALASFYRALKKASAKRYLAVTRIAESGARGRPRQLYRITRSGRTALEAEARRLERLAMAALEARK from the coding sequence GTGACCGAGGCGATCTTCCACATTCTTCTGAGTCTTCGCGACGGGCCTCGCGATGCCGAAGCCATTCTCGCGCAGATGCGGGCGCTCGCTCCGAACGTCAAGCCCCCGGCACTCGCTTCTTTCTATCGCGCTTTGAAGAAGGCCTCGGCTAAGCGCTATCTCGCCGTGACGCGAATCGCCGAGTCGGGAGCTCGCGGCCGGCCTCGCCAGTTGTACCGGATCACGCGCTCGGGCCGGACCGCGCTCGAGGCCGAGGCGAGGAGGCTCGAGCGGCTGGCCATGGCGGCGCTCGAGGCACGAAAATGA
- a CDS encoding ABC transporter permease yields MTNLSRLTSLLAWLTKIYSPEFQRWFAHDMLTLFELQCEEVRRRRGRIGLTAFAARTFASVTFFGIVDRLPALMAEVRVRRKREGPMSAFAHDLRQGVRTMTTSPAFAIIAILTLALGIAVNATIFSLVSTLLFSELPVGDPDRFVFLWGTNERAGENRSPLTLREVDELRKHSESFSGVSALLEGSFVLTDDQQDPARVIAFRVTEDFHDVWGIDTVVGRRFSSGDDRPGGPPVVILSHGFWDRRFGRDPGVIGQVLELDGEAHTVIGVLSPQIEYGSIANVDVWLPLGLDLQTALPGERGSFTTARLRTGVNVERSQLEVALIASRLEGEDPALYRGWGVRVSPIAEELLNEEDEALVLVTIFSVGLVLLIACANVANLFMARATSRSREVAVRLALGADRGRLVRQLMTEGLVLAIVAASLGLILARGLLGVLIVLSSDQQWIYRTADLDRHVLAFTLGISLLTPLVFALAPSLRASRTDVAQALRQGGRSGVGRASLRSRGFLVAAQVAMALSLMIVTGLLVRTAFHLRQLDLGFETDGLLTVEIRLPERDYGTEDSRRRFYEELIVRSAAIPGVTHAAVVSHLPLSLVGPARPFLVEGAGSEEEERPRAQFLIASPDYFDTLGVPLVGGRAFQDSDTAASPRVAIVNKKWTERYGTDGAPLGTRIRLAEEEGSPWVEVVGVVGDVIDVDIAEASGVKELSVPQVYLPLAQAPIARMSHVLRTEAHEATLAGAVRANIRAIDPDLVVVETRTMKEMSEEIYASSNPILVLFLVFAAFALLMASMGIYGVTSYAVSQREQEIGIRIALGASRHDVSRMIVRQGGRLVLAGGVCGLALAWLLGRLLAATLIGVSPVDPLTFLTVPVVLVLVAFLANYVPALRATRVDPITALRAE; encoded by the coding sequence ATGACGAACCTCTCGCGCCTGACGTCCCTCTTAGCCTGGTTGACGAAGATCTACTCGCCGGAGTTCCAGCGGTGGTTCGCCCACGACATGCTCACCCTCTTCGAGCTTCAGTGCGAGGAAGTCCGACGGCGAAGGGGAAGAATTGGACTCACCGCCTTTGCCGCACGCACCTTTGCCTCGGTCACCTTCTTCGGGATCGTGGACCGGCTGCCCGCCCTCATGGCCGAGGTTCGCGTCCGTCGCAAGAGGGAGGGGCCTATGTCCGCATTCGCTCACGATTTACGTCAAGGCGTTCGAACGATGACGACGAGCCCGGCCTTCGCCATCATCGCCATCCTGACGCTGGCACTCGGTATCGCCGTGAACGCGACGATATTCAGCCTCGTAAGCACTCTTCTCTTCAGCGAGCTTCCCGTCGGCGACCCCGATCGGTTCGTATTTCTATGGGGAACGAACGAAAGGGCGGGTGAGAACCGCTCCCCCCTCACTCTGAGAGAGGTCGACGAGCTCAGGAAGCATTCCGAGAGCTTCTCGGGCGTGAGTGCTCTCCTCGAAGGCTCCTTTGTTCTTACCGACGATCAGCAGGATCCGGCTCGCGTGATCGCCTTTCGGGTGACTGAGGACTTCCACGACGTGTGGGGCATCGACACGGTGGTGGGCAGACGGTTCTCTTCCGGCGACGACCGCCCTGGCGGACCTCCCGTCGTCATCCTGAGCCACGGTTTCTGGGACCGCCGCTTTGGAAGGGACCCGGGGGTCATCGGCCAGGTTCTCGAGCTCGACGGGGAGGCTCACACCGTCATCGGCGTCCTCTCTCCCCAGATCGAGTACGGAAGCATCGCGAACGTCGACGTGTGGCTGCCGCTGGGCCTCGACCTCCAGACGGCTTTGCCGGGAGAGCGCGGGTCGTTTACGACCGCTCGGCTGCGAACTGGCGTCAATGTGGAGCGCTCGCAGCTAGAGGTCGCGCTCATCGCGTCGCGACTCGAGGGGGAAGATCCGGCGCTCTACCGGGGCTGGGGGGTCCGTGTCAGCCCCATCGCCGAGGAGCTCTTGAACGAAGAGGACGAGGCGCTCGTCCTCGTGACCATATTCAGCGTCGGGTTGGTTCTGCTGATCGCCTGCGCCAACGTCGCGAACCTCTTCATGGCTCGGGCCACGTCGCGCTCTCGCGAGGTCGCGGTGCGGCTGGCGCTCGGCGCCGACCGCGGGCGGCTCGTCCGGCAGCTCATGACCGAGGGCCTCGTGCTCGCGATCGTCGCCGCCTCGCTCGGCCTGATCCTCGCTCGCGGGCTTCTGGGCGTGCTCATCGTTCTGAGCTCCGATCAGCAGTGGATCTACCGGACAGCCGATCTCGACCGCCACGTCCTCGCGTTTACGCTCGGGATCTCCCTCCTCACCCCGCTCGTCTTCGCGCTGGCACCATCGCTGCGCGCCTCCCGTACCGACGTGGCGCAAGCTCTGCGACAGGGTGGACGCTCGGGCGTTGGACGGGCCTCGCTCCGCTCGCGGGGTTTCCTCGTTGCCGCGCAGGTGGCCATGGCCCTGTCGCTCATGATCGTCACCGGGCTTCTCGTCCGCACCGCGTTTCATTTGCGACAGCTGGACCTTGGTTTCGAGACTGACGGGCTCCTCACGGTCGAGATCCGGCTTCCGGAGCGCGATTACGGTACCGAGGATTCGCGTCGACGGTTCTATGAAGAGCTGATCGTTCGAAGCGCGGCGATACCGGGTGTGACCCACGCCGCGGTCGTGAGTCATCTGCCCTTGTCTCTCGTGGGTCCCGCGCGGCCTTTTCTCGTGGAGGGTGCCGGCTCCGAAGAAGAGGAGCGTCCGAGAGCGCAGTTTCTCATCGCGAGCCCAGATTACTTCGATACGCTCGGCGTCCCCCTCGTCGGCGGACGAGCATTCCAGGACAGCGACACCGCGGCGTCGCCTCGAGTTGCGATCGTAAACAAGAAATGGACCGAGAGGTACGGGACGGATGGAGCTCCTTTGGGCACGCGAATCCGGCTTGCCGAAGAGGAGGGCTCTCCCTGGGTCGAGGTGGTTGGTGTGGTCGGGGATGTGATCGACGTGGACATCGCCGAGGCGAGCGGTGTGAAAGAGCTGAGCGTCCCTCAGGTCTACTTGCCTCTCGCCCAGGCACCGATTGCGAGGATGTCCCACGTTCTTCGAACCGAAGCGCATGAAGCGACGCTCGCCGGTGCCGTTCGAGCGAACATCCGTGCCATAGACCCGGATCTGGTCGTCGTGGAGACCCGGACCATGAAGGAGATGAGCGAGGAGATCTATGCGAGCTCCAATCCCATCCTCGTGCTCTTCCTCGTCTTTGCCGCCTTCGCGCTACTGATGGCGTCGATGGGAATCTACGGCGTCACGTCCTACGCCGTGAGCCAGCGAGAGCAGGAGATCGGAATACGGATCGCGCTCGGGGCGAGCCGACACGACGTTTCTCGCATGATCGTTCGCCAGGGCGGTCGTCTGGTTCTGGCGGGTGGGGTCTGCGGCCTCGCGCTCGCTTGGCTCCTCGGCCGGCTGCTCGCCGCGACTCTCATCGGCGTCAGCCCGGTGGACCCGCTCACATTCTTGACGGTGCCCGTCGTGCTCGTACTCGTTGCCTTTCTCGCCAACTACGTGCCGGCGCTGCGGGCGACGCGGGTCGACCCGATCACCGCGTTGCGAGCCGAGTAA